In the Chloroflexota bacterium genome, CTCCTGCCACTCATAGTCTCAAAATCAGCAACATTGCTCGTGCAAGGTTAGGGGAGGCCGTGCTTGCCGTTTTACTTAAACACGGCCTCCCCCATCCAAGATCACCTCACCCAAGGCCGAGGATCGCGCGAATGATGCTGCCGATTACCTTGATGAGTGTGACAACGATGTAAATGTCAGGGGTCATCAGGGCTGCGCCCACTACCTCGTATTCTGCCCAGGGGATTACCGGGTAGAATAGCGCTCCTGCAATAGGCCAGAGCAGGCCGGTTACAAAGCCGGCAGCAACAGAGCCCCTCGCTCCGCCAAGAGCATTCCCGTAGACCGCACCCGCCGTGCACCCAAACAGGAGAGCGATCATGGAGGGCACCGGTACCACTGCTAGACCTAGCACCCGACACAGTGTCATGCCAACTAACCATCCAACGAAGCCAGTGGCTAGTCCAACTACTACCCCAGTAGGAGCAAATGGGAATACAACGGGGCAGTCCAGAGCAGGGGCCGCTCCGGGCACGAGTTTAAGAGCAATGCCCTTGAACGCGGGTATCAACTCGCCGATAAACATGCGGACGCCCTGCAAGATCACGAGCACGCCGCCTGCAGCGGTGAGAGACTGCAAAACGATCCACACAATGGGGTGCTGCGTGCCAGCCAGTTGGAAGGCAGCCTCTGGTGCAAAGATGGATGGCACAGCGAACATGACGAACATGATCAAAGAGAAAGCTACGGCGATGTCCCTGAAGGCCTCTAATGTGCTCGGCAAACTGATCTCCTCGATACTGTGCTCTTTGTTGCCGACGAGTTTGGCCACGACGGACGACACCCAGTATGCGGAGCCCATCGTATGTCCGACCCCATAATCATCTGTGCCGGTCACCCGCCTGGTATAGGGCTGGAGCAACATAGGCTGAATGGCCATATATAGGCCCAGGACCAGCGCGCCGATGATAACGAGCGGGATGCCGCTCACGCCCAACGTTAGGAG is a window encoding:
- a CDS encoding PTS ascorbate transporter subunit IIC, with translation MGILNILLQLLTIPAILVGIVALFGLILQRKTLTQVVLGTAKTILGFLILNIGVSATTGGLANFDKLFKAAFGITGVYFDDNIAIGAVMGRIGREVGLVMVLGFLANVLIARFTKAKWIYLTGHKVWHLAGGIALVLLTLGVSGIPLVIIGALVLGLYMAIQPMLLQPYTRRVTGTDDYGVGHTMGSAYWVSSVVAKLVGNKEHSIEEISLPSTLEAFRDIAVAFSLIMFVMFAVPSIFAPEAAFQLAGTQHPIVWIVLQSLTAAGGVLVILQGVRMFIGELIPAFKGIALKLVPGAAPALDCPVVFPFAPTGVVVGLATGFVGWLVGMTLCRVLGLAVVPVPSMIALLFGCTAGAVYGNALGGARGSVAAGFVTGLLWPIAGALFYPVIPWAEYEVVGAALMTPDIYIVVTLIKVIGSIIRAILGLG